A portion of the Sphingobacterium spiritivorum genome contains these proteins:
- the floA gene encoding flotillin-like protein FloA (flotillin-like protein involved in membrane lipid rafts) — translation MNPEISLVLFIIGGIVAFFLLLYLLPVNLWFTAQLSNVKISLLNLVLMRLRKVPPSLVTNAMITSTKAGLRITSNDIETHYLAGGNVNKVIKALISADKANIPLDFKLATAIDLAGRDVFDAVQLSVNPQVINTPPVAAVAKDGIQLIAKARVTVRANINQLVGGAGEETILARVGEGIVTTIGSSANHKEVLENPDRISKTVLSKGLDSGTAFEILSIDIADIDIGDNVGAKLQTDQAEADLKVANARAEERRAMAVATEQEMKAKAQEAKAKVIEAESQVPLAMAEAFRNGNLGIMDYYKMQNIQADSDMRSSIARPGSGDKGSQK, via the coding sequence ATGAATCCCGAAATTTCCTTAGTATTATTTATTATCGGAGGCATTGTTGCCTTTTTCCTGTTGCTGTATCTTTTGCCTGTCAATTTGTGGTTCACAGCGCAACTATCTAATGTGAAGATTAGTTTGCTAAATCTTGTGTTAATGCGGCTTCGTAAAGTACCACCTTCTCTGGTTACAAACGCGATGATTACCTCAACTAAGGCCGGTCTAAGAATTACCTCAAATGATATCGAAACCCATTATCTTGCGGGCGGCAATGTCAATAAAGTAATCAAGGCACTTATTTCAGCCGATAAAGCGAATATTCCACTGGACTTTAAACTGGCTACTGCTATTGATCTGGCAGGACGTGATGTGTTCGATGCTGTGCAGTTGTCGGTGAACCCTCAGGTTATTAATACTCCTCCTGTGGCTGCGGTTGCAAAAGATGGTATTCAATTAATCGCTAAAGCGCGTGTAACCGTTCGGGCTAATATTAATCAATTGGTCGGGGGTGCCGGAGAGGAAACTATTCTTGCACGTGTAGGTGAAGGAATTGTGACAACTATCGGTTCGTCTGCTAATCATAAAGAAGTTTTAGAAAATCCGGATCGTATTTCTAAAACAGTACTATCAAAAGGACTTGACTCCGGGACAGCGTTTGAGATCCTGTCTATTGATATTGCAGATATAGATATCGGCGATAACGTAGGGGCTAAGCTACAGACGGATCAGGCAGAGGCAGATCTTAAGGTTGCGAATGCAAGAGCTGAGGAAAGAAGAGCAATGGCCGTTGCAACAGAACAGGAAATGAAAGCGAAGGCTCAGGAAGCAAAAGCAAAGGTAATCGAAGCCGAATCTCAGGTTCCATTAGCTATGGCTGAAGCTTTTCGTAATGGAAATCTGGGTATAATGGATTATTATAAAATGCAAAATATACAGGCAGATTCTGATATGCGATCGTCCATAGCCCGTCCGGGTTCTGGAGATAAAGGGAGCCAGAAATAG
- a CDS encoding DUF3472 domain-containing protein: MKKIILFLFLAPLLTFAQQIVEKGSTKFFLPIAGNTWQYPSLPDGKGLITDAGIQSWNDPAIYFKTFVRFAEKGSFDLSVIIDAVNKGGEYEISIGQQKKKITVKNTGGIDLGQWTVNDSGYYALVLKALSPKTNFAAIKGYEISGKEAFIASANFVPNNEGNFFYWGRRGPSVHLGYNQPEGNVEYYYNEVTVGKGNDTEGSYYMANGFSGGYFGMQVNSKTERRILFSVWSPFTTDDPKAIPDDHKIILKAKGEGVNTGEFGNEGSGGQSFLRYNWITGNTYKFLLRGRPVANDYTEYTAWFYAPEKGKWQLIAQFERPKTNSYLKGFHSFLENFNPNQGIYERVVKFDNQWVRNQQGNWIECTKAKFTADQTARKGYRLDYAGGVADGAFYLRNCGFFKDKTVVDSRFERPSKGKAPQIDLDKLPLK, from the coding sequence ATGAAAAAAATAATTCTGTTTCTATTCTTAGCACCTCTTTTGACATTTGCACAGCAGATTGTCGAAAAGGGTTCAACTAAATTTTTTCTACCGATAGCAGGTAATACATGGCAATATCCGTCTTTACCGGATGGTAAAGGTCTGATAACGGATGCTGGTATCCAATCCTGGAATGACCCTGCAATATATTTTAAGACTTTCGTTCGCTTTGCTGAAAAGGGAAGTTTTGATTTGAGTGTAATCATTGATGCTGTAAACAAAGGAGGAGAATATGAGATCAGCATCGGACAACAGAAAAAGAAAATCACCGTAAAAAATACAGGCGGCATAGATCTGGGGCAATGGACTGTGAATGATTCAGGATATTATGCTCTGGTACTAAAAGCCCTAAGTCCTAAAACAAACTTTGCGGCCATTAAAGGTTATGAGATTTCAGGTAAGGAAGCTTTTATTGCTTCTGCAAATTTTGTTCCCAATAATGAGGGAAATTTCTTTTATTGGGGACGGAGAGGACCTTCTGTACACCTGGGTTACAATCAGCCGGAAGGTAATGTAGAGTACTATTATAACGAAGTGACTGTAGGCAAGGGAAATGATACGGAAGGATCATATTATATGGCCAATGGCTTTTCGGGAGGTTACTTTGGCATGCAGGTGAATAGTAAGACAGAACGGAGAATTCTCTTTTCCGTTTGGAGTCCTTTTACAACAGATGATCCCAAAGCTATTCCGGATGATCATAAAATAATTCTGAAAGCTAAAGGCGAAGGCGTCAATACAGGTGAATTCGGAAATGAGGGCTCGGGTGGGCAGAGTTTCCTGCGCTATAACTGGATTACAGGTAATACCTATAAATTCTTGTTAAGAGGACGCCCTGTTGCAAATGATTATACAGAATATACTGCCTGGTTCTATGCTCCCGAAAAGGGGAAATGGCAATTGATCGCGCAGTTTGAAAGACCTAAAACAAATTCATATCTAAAAGGATTCCATTCTTTTCTGGAGAACTTCAACCCTAATCAGGGAATATATGAACGTGTCGTTAAATTTGATAATCAATGGGTACGCAATCAGCAGGGTAATTGGATAGAGTGTACAAAGGCAAAATTTACAGCAGATCAGACTGCCCGGAAGGGATATCGTCTTGACTATGCCGGCGGAGTAGCCGATGGAGCATTTTATCTGAGAAACTGTGGTTTTTTTAAGGATAAAACGGTGGTTGATTCCCGTTTTGAGCGTCCTTCAAAAGGCAAAGCTCCTCAGATTGATTTAGACAAGTTGCCGCTGAAATAG
- a CDS encoding FimB/Mfa2 family fimbrial subunit — protein MKQRFFLIICILFITTLSACKKINSPEEINKADEQQVTLRLLLPQQSDKAGTYAISEVDQNTIHTLDILAFKVADDGKEYYAYRKKGVLLSPSPTAGEVNFHVDLLKSEDKYRFVLIANAAAQLQAIPEKATTNTEKESLLSSINYTITAGWNANSSTNFTPLSMWGESTVINGISNNTSGFNVSMLRSLAAIDVTVSAPDFVMERVYVYNMPNKGRVVPLPANYDAASRSVTAPSLVTGTTALTAVNYVSGATELSNSIFLFEAAAAQYIGQSTATGLVIAGKYAGSAITTYYRIDLADEQDKPFPILRNHRYTIDISKVHGDGFGSQATAWSSKSMNINATVVEWKEGYVPETNSTLNYLKVSMDSITIARSAKTLSLEVRTNDLAAMTLTDIPNWVTVTRQNNPEKAVFTLNIPTYTYPQGVRVAKLAVNAGRIKKIITIIQSPPPIDIGLPFLVSGSNLSGTKVPWHKRANVEYGLHVNMDASQTQKPGTPYAESCAALGPGYRLPTYNELIQLVPPASPSERENIDTQLASKGGAKINNTNLATTFLSSSTASNQGNYALYLGLSNLSGGTGSNGVYSTGNYPKSSYVWNSEIARCVMSKSNAPPL, from the coding sequence ATGAAACAAAGATTTTTTTTAATCATCTGCATATTGTTTATCACAACACTTTCTGCCTGCAAGAAGATTAACAGCCCGGAAGAAATCAACAAAGCAGACGAACAGCAGGTCACACTACGTCTGTTGCTACCGCAGCAAAGCGATAAGGCGGGTACCTACGCTATCAGTGAAGTCGATCAAAACACTATCCATACGCTGGATATACTGGCTTTTAAAGTGGCTGATGACGGCAAAGAGTACTATGCCTATCGCAAAAAAGGGGTATTACTGAGTCCCAGTCCAACAGCCGGCGAAGTCAACTTTCATGTCGATCTGCTCAAAAGTGAAGACAAATACCGCTTTGTACTTATTGCCAATGCCGCTGCACAATTGCAGGCTATCCCCGAAAAAGCAACGACAAATACCGAAAAGGAAAGCCTGCTGAGCAGTATCAATTATACCATTACCGCTGGCTGGAATGCCAACTCATCAACCAACTTTACCCCATTGTCCATGTGGGGCGAAAGTACGGTCATAAATGGTATCAGCAACAATACTTCCGGTTTTAATGTCAGCATGCTACGCAGTCTGGCCGCTATAGATGTCACTGTGAGTGCTCCTGATTTTGTGATGGAACGGGTGTATGTATACAATATGCCCAACAAGGGTCGTGTAGTACCACTGCCTGCCAACTACGATGCTGCTAGCCGTAGCGTAACGGCTCCTAGTCTGGTCACGGGCACTACTGCATTGACAGCAGTAAACTATGTATCCGGAGCTACTGAATTATCAAACAGCATTTTTCTTTTTGAGGCTGCTGCAGCTCAGTATATCGGGCAAAGCACTGCGACCGGACTGGTAATAGCCGGGAAATATGCGGGTAGCGCTATTACCACCTATTACCGTATAGATCTGGCAGATGAACAGGACAAACCATTTCCCATACTGCGCAACCATCGCTACACCATTGATATCAGCAAGGTACACGGTGACGGTTTCGGATCTCAGGCTACAGCATGGAGCAGCAAGTCCATGAATATAAATGCGACCGTTGTCGAATGGAAGGAGGGTTATGTTCCTGAAACCAACTCTACTTTGAATTACCTGAAGGTCAGCATGGACAGCATTACCATAGCGCGTTCTGCCAAGACATTATCGCTGGAGGTCCGCACCAATGATTTGGCTGCCATGACACTCACTGACATCCCGAATTGGGTTACGGTTACGCGTCAAAACAATCCAGAAAAGGCAGTTTTTACATTAAATATTCCAACTTATACCTATCCACAGGGAGTCCGTGTCGCAAAACTTGCGGTCAATGCCGGACGGATCAAAAAGATCATCACCATTATTCAAAGCCCTCCACCGATAGATATAGGGCTACCGTTTCTGGTTAGTGGAAGTAATCTGTCAGGAACAAAAGTCCCCTGGCATAAACGGGCTAATGTAGAATACGGACTACATGTAAATATGGATGCATCTCAGACGCAGAAGCCCGGTACTCCATATGCGGAGAGCTGTGCTGCACTGGGCCCAGGCTACCGGCTACCAACATACAATGAGCTTATTCAGCTTGTTCCTCCAGCTTCTCCTTCCGAAAGAGAGAATATTGATACTCAGCTTGCAAGTAAAGGTGGGGCAAAAATAAATAATACAAACTTGGCCACCACATTTTTATCATCATCTACTGCCAGTAATCAGGGTAATTATGCCTTGTATTTAGGTTTGAGTAATCTTTCAGGTGGTACAGGATCCAACGGGGTATACTCAACGGGAAACTATCCTAAGAGCAGCTATGTATGGAATTCCGAAATAGCCCGATGCGTCATGTCAAAAAGCAATGCTCCTCCGCTATAA
- a CDS encoding fimbrial protein, with protein MEKIRLPILLMCISMITLLSCSKEKTITDDTTTGTNNTKDITFTVALPGMSQNISTYAITENEENKIRTIDVLVFLVNGSSETYAYRVRGRNIKQLTANTVQFQVSLQTHATNRYRVVVIANAKAIVDGISYGINESKAAVTDKLLINKPTPWNTTSSKDYDLFPMWGETNDIIISDKVPSLYAPLLRSLARVDVKVRPELTTDFTMTSISVYNTRITGKIVPFAENFVGLGTYVTNPSMYTSFPISSTPWVYTTEALSSEQQIYLFENAPITWTPGSPKSLCLIIGGRYGGSSTETYYKVEFLDGWQSSASVLRNHKYTFNIMGVDGEGYATKELALAAKPSNMKVSLLTINENELPIIYFDEHYYLGLQTDLITYTHSATGQPYKIKTNVPGGWQWTSDQPWILVTPNIGTDNANISVLINEGNPIPRYGTVTIIAGKIRAKIKVYQGYGTNPLPDIP; from the coding sequence ATGGAAAAAATACGACTACCGATATTGCTGATGTGTATCTCCATGATTACACTGCTTTCCTGTAGCAAGGAAAAAACCATCACTGATGATACAACAACCGGAACAAACAACACCAAGGACATAACATTTACTGTAGCGCTGCCCGGCATGTCACAGAATATCAGCACGTATGCCATCACCGAAAATGAAGAGAATAAGATCCGTACCATTGATGTACTTGTATTTTTGGTTAATGGATCCAGTGAGACCTATGCCTACAGAGTACGGGGAAGGAATATCAAACAGCTAACGGCTAATACTGTTCAATTTCAGGTATCACTACAGACACATGCGACGAACCGCTATCGTGTTGTGGTCATTGCCAATGCAAAAGCAATTGTAGATGGGATCAGTTATGGAATAAATGAGAGCAAAGCAGCAGTAACAGATAAGCTTTTGATCAATAAACCTACTCCGTGGAATACTACTTCCAGCAAAGACTATGATCTCTTTCCCATGTGGGGCGAAACTAACGATATAATTATTAGCGATAAAGTTCCGTCATTGTACGCACCCCTTCTCCGAAGTTTGGCCAGGGTAGATGTAAAGGTAAGACCCGAATTGACTACTGATTTTACCATGACCAGTATCAGTGTGTACAACACCCGCATCACTGGCAAAATAGTGCCCTTCGCTGAGAATTTCGTTGGTCTAGGAACATATGTAACCAATCCATCAATGTATACTTCATTCCCTATCAGCAGCACTCCATGGGTATATACTACAGAAGCACTAAGCTCCGAACAGCAGATCTATTTATTTGAGAATGCTCCAATTACTTGGACCCCAGGTTCACCCAAATCACTCTGTCTCATCATAGGAGGTAGGTATGGTGGCAGCAGCACAGAAACCTATTACAAGGTCGAGTTTTTGGATGGTTGGCAGAGCTCTGCTTCCGTGTTACGCAACCATAAATATACTTTCAATATCATGGGAGTTGACGGAGAAGGATATGCCACGAAGGAATTGGCTCTGGCTGCCAAACCTTCCAATATGAAGGTTTCCCTGTTGACAATAAATGAGAATGAACTGCCCATTATATACTTTGATGAACATTACTATCTGGGGCTGCAAACAGATCTTATTACTTACACACATTCTGCTACGGGTCAGCCTTACAAAATAAAAACGAATGTCCCGGGAGGCTGGCAATGGACAAGTGATCAACCCTGGATTTTAGTGACTCCTAATATCGGTACAGATAACGCAAATATAAGTGTTCTTATTAATGAAGGTAATCCAATACCACGATACGGAACAGTCACCATTATCGCAGGGAAAATAAGAGCTAAAATAAAAGTCTATCAGGGGTATGGAACTAATCCCTTACCAGATATACCCTGA
- a CDS encoding FimB/Mfa2 family fimbrial subunit, translated as MMKRYLQHIYIQLLIVTMLMVTINSCIKDDLSQYTFDIMLSFTDKAGSCPDKVVYTGTASIVVYAFDEKGYFVDRFTEKNITFSPEQTLRVTLPEGNHTLIAWAGTVQGQFEDRLLVKGETRIDELTVPSFTLKNGLKVMSDQVLFHGVLKNVNSETATYTPAQRIDLRNITKPLYVSVEKYDIQKRYQVRISHNAAVSQFESAELLSTDDHYTMTDLEEDPTTATYTGKTGLLWRLEDRNPKITIRDMDTGTDVFSASVKELMEKLPQLNLNCEPAINLQIVRKFPTEASITILINGWKLIESEGSI; from the coding sequence ATGATGAAACGATATCTACAGCACATTTACATACAGCTTCTGATAGTAACCATGCTGATGGTCACCATAAACAGCTGTATAAAAGATGATTTGTCACAATACACCTTTGATATAATGCTGAGCTTTACAGACAAAGCAGGGAGCTGTCCGGACAAAGTCGTATATACGGGTACTGCAAGTATTGTTGTTTACGCATTTGACGAAAAAGGCTATTTTGTGGATAGATTTACAGAAAAAAATATTACATTCTCTCCGGAACAAACCCTCAGGGTAACGCTTCCAGAAGGAAATCATACACTCATCGCATGGGCAGGAACTGTACAGGGACAATTTGAAGACAGACTACTTGTAAAAGGAGAAACACGTATTGACGAACTGACAGTACCTTCATTCACACTCAAAAACGGTCTAAAAGTCATGTCTGATCAGGTATTATTCCATGGCGTATTAAAAAATGTGAATTCTGAAACCGCAACATATACACCGGCACAACGAATTGATCTGCGAAACATAACCAAACCACTTTATGTCTCTGTAGAAAAATATGATATTCAAAAGCGATATCAGGTCAGAATAAGTCATAATGCTGCAGTGAGCCAGTTTGAAAGTGCTGAACTGCTCAGCACTGATGATCATTATACGATGACTGATCTTGAGGAAGATCCCACGACAGCAACATATACCGGCAAAACGGGATTGCTTTGGAGACTCGAAGACCGTAACCCGAAAATTACGATCAGGGATATGGACACAGGAACCGATGTATTCAGTGCAAGTGTAAAGGAACTGATGGAAAAACTTCCCCAGCTCAACCTTAACTGTGAACCCGCTATTAATCTGCAGATTGTTCGCAAATTCCCTACAGAGGCAAGTATTACCATTCTGATTAACGGATGGAAACTTATCGAATCTGAAGGTTCTATATAA
- a CDS encoding Mfa1 family fimbria major subunit (Members of this family are fimbrial shaft proteins (major subunit proteins), found in the Bacteriodetes. The family is named for Mfa1 from Porphyromonas gingivalis, and is related to but distinct from the family of FimA from the species.), whose protein sequence is MKKYAIIALAGLTLASCKKQGGEPSPVVPGDEKDARVTLNITPSANIGTYASTVGSDNGTANESKITTIDVFLYNEDGGLTPAGYKRFSGAEANLSSPKTIETKTGRKRIYIGINLPQSLADQLKANFSAMQSPYVVNMAQLATANDGVMMFNQAVASLTIKEGNDPDNKISIPVARLLAKAGILQGANLSLNTQGGAVSDLQYTVGQRNKQIFIGNLFDFKDANWTFIDRTANAAGYNAAFEPVLSNEYKPVDAKGTATNALKTVYIPENTSEKSEHTQLTYIQIRSKFTPTTVSDGTLPASGTFYVVFGQVGSNLYMHQLYFASKTEADKEAASDKYKVTKTVNGVATTVSQSAVLTYENGLCYYRLYLNEDQAAGANKAGILRNTFFNAQITKINGLGTPKEGQVPGEPGTPGNPGGGVTPTNPVDPEKPIVPGNVDANIEATISITPWKLITSEHEI, encoded by the coding sequence ATGAAAAAGTACGCCATTATCGCTCTTGCAGGGTTAACCCTTGCATCATGTAAAAAACAAGGAGGAGAGCCCTCTCCTGTTGTACCCGGGGACGAAAAAGATGCCCGTGTAACCCTTAATATTACCCCCTCTGCCAACATCGGGACTTATGCCAGTACAGTAGGATCGGATAACGGTACCGCAAACGAGTCAAAGATTACGACTATTGACGTATTTCTGTACAATGAGGACGGAGGACTTACTCCTGCGGGATATAAAAGGTTTTCTGGTGCGGAAGCCAATCTCTCATCACCAAAAACCATCGAAACGAAAACAGGAAGAAAAAGGATTTACATCGGCATCAACTTACCTCAGTCGCTCGCCGACCAGCTAAAAGCAAACTTCTCAGCTATGCAGTCTCCTTACGTTGTCAATATGGCGCAACTGGCCACAGCTAATGACGGCGTAATGATGTTCAATCAGGCTGTAGCATCACTGACTATTAAAGAAGGTAACGATCCGGATAATAAGATCAGCATTCCGGTGGCACGTTTACTGGCCAAAGCAGGTATATTGCAGGGAGCCAACCTGAGTCTGAATACACAAGGAGGTGCGGTATCTGATCTTCAGTATACTGTGGGACAGCGCAACAAGCAGATATTTATAGGTAATCTGTTTGACTTTAAAGATGCCAACTGGACATTTATTGATCGCACTGCCAATGCTGCAGGCTATAATGCTGCATTTGAACCCGTACTTAGTAATGAATATAAGCCTGTAGATGCAAAAGGAACTGCTACAAATGCACTTAAAACGGTATATATTCCTGAAAACACTTCCGAAAAAAGTGAGCACACGCAGTTGACTTATATACAGATCAGATCAAAATTCACCCCAACTACAGTAAGTGATGGTACCCTACCAGCAAGCGGAACATTTTATGTTGTATTTGGACAGGTAGGTAGTAATCTATATATGCACCAGTTGTATTTTGCGAGCAAAACAGAGGCGGACAAAGAAGCAGCCAGCGACAAATATAAAGTAACAAAAACTGTAAACGGAGTGGCCACTACGGTTTCTCAATCAGCTGTACTTACCTATGAAAATGGACTCTGCTACTACCGTTTGTACCTCAATGAGGATCAGGCTGCCGGAGCCAATAAAGCAGGTATACTTCGTAACACCTTCTTTAATGCACAAATTACCAAAATCAACGGTTTGGGTACACCGAAAGAAGGACAAGTACCGGGCGAACCTGGAACACCAGGTAATCCGGGCGGAGGCGTAACACCGACAAATCCTGTTGATCCGGAAAAACCTATCGTACCAGGAAACGTAGATGCAAATATAGAGGCTACGATCTCTATTACACCTTGGAAACTAATAACAAGCGAACACGAAATATAA
- a CDS encoding DUF3575 domain-containing protein — MKPKASILVLLSLILNCSLLIAQFPKSRYNNSGGSWVFKSNIAGLAIGNINLAAETIINEDYDFPITVHTSVSYNSLKKYAGNTKLRHIALQPEFRMWMQGEAFEGFFAGANLNYANYNAGYISLSKSLKDNYYQGYLFGVGIAGGYQLTISDKIGAEASLGIGYANMKHDVYKKLKYSEKLRSETYNYIGPNKFSISLVYRL, encoded by the coding sequence ATGAAACCAAAAGCATCAATCCTTGTTTTACTAAGCCTGATTTTAAATTGTTCTCTCCTGATTGCGCAGTTCCCTAAAAGCAGATATAATAACAGTGGCGGCAGCTGGGTATTCAAGAGCAATATAGCAGGATTGGCTATCGGTAATATCAATTTAGCAGCAGAAACCATTATCAACGAAGATTATGATTTCCCAATTACTGTACATACATCCGTCTCTTACAATTCATTAAAAAAATATGCTGGCAACACTAAACTCAGACATATCGCCCTACAACCTGAATTCAGAATGTGGATGCAGGGTGAAGCTTTTGAGGGATTTTTTGCCGGAGCCAACCTCAATTACGCTAACTACAATGCGGGTTATATATCACTTAGCAAATCACTTAAAGATAATTATTACCAGGGATATCTTTTCGGGGTTGGTATTGCCGGAGGGTATCAGCTGACCATTAGTGATAAAATTGGTGCTGAAGCCTCTCTGGGGATTGGTTACGCCAATATGAAACATGATGTATACAAGAAATTAAAATACAGTGAAAAGCTAAGGTCAGAAACCTACAATTATATAGGTCCGAATAAATTCTCTATTTCACTGGTATACAGACTATAA